In the genome of Flavobacterium panacagri, one region contains:
- a CDS encoding T9SS type A sorting domain-containing protein yields MKKNLLFLTLFLITLQTWSQQITEASGWLESVFVKWQPVNNAQTYNIYYTGGGIVDQKIDNELIRSYGTYFRADIPGLKAGSYTVKIKPVISGVEGTGTTTTSLTVKAHDRSGFAFSNSRVPGAYNADGTPKSNAVILYITQQTKNTISLNVTGASANPCVGLQTILDGYKKGKDTRPLIIRMIGQITDLTYMMNGDLVIENNNNAASYITLEGIGNDATADGWGIRVKNASNIEIRNIGIMNVDSGEGDNIGLQQDNDYVWVHNCDFFYGKPGGDADQIKGDGALDCKKSTYVTFSYNHFWDNGKSNLLGLSEGTTEGLYITYHHNWYDHSDSRHPRIRYYSAHVYNNYYDGNSKYGVGSTLGSSVFVEANFFRNCKYPMLTSMQGTDIFYGTGGTFSSEDGGTIKAFNNTMSGQTRFVGYNATTYPVEFDAYVAATRNETISSSIKSKKGAKTYNNFDTNSSVMYAYTPETPENAKTTIMQYAGRVSGGDFQWTFNNAVDDTSDGVNIGLRDALNSYQTGLVAVQGGTTGNQTLTSPSNTNQTVTSGTAIETIVFTWGGDATDAIVTGLPASGLSFVKNATAKTITITGNPTATVTYSIATTGSAGNPATGSGTITVSAAGTQTLTSTNNNSQTVASGTAISPIVLTWGGTATDASVTGLPASGISFVKNSSAKTITITGTPTANVSYTVTTTGTGTATTASGTITVTTSNPSGDEIHNFTTSNKDSNFYTITGNLSTTKGTVTYNGLTLTQCLKIESSTNISFTTAQASTLTLVFVEAAATIKVDNVDKVATNGIVTVSLTAGNHTITKKDTSNLFYMSTVYNTGTLKMAQPELAADTKIYLYPNPVSNTLYVSDPEQKVESILIYNVNGILVKTVQKGAENIDVSHLASGSYFAKISTTEGAINQTVIKK; encoded by the coding sequence ATGAAAAAAAATCTACTTTTTCTGACCTTGTTTTTAATTACCCTTCAAACATGGTCACAACAAATCACAGAAGCAAGCGGCTGGCTTGAATCCGTATTCGTAAAATGGCAGCCCGTAAACAACGCTCAAACCTACAATATTTATTACACTGGGGGAGGAATCGTAGATCAAAAGATTGATAATGAACTGATCAGAAGCTATGGAACTTATTTTAGAGCCGACATTCCAGGCCTAAAAGCCGGATCTTACACAGTAAAAATCAAACCTGTTATTTCTGGTGTTGAAGGAACTGGAACCACAACCACTTCATTAACCGTTAAAGCTCATGACAGATCCGGATTTGCATTTTCAAACTCCAGAGTTCCTGGAGCTTATAATGCAGACGGAACTCCAAAAAGCAATGCAGTAATCCTTTACATCACACAGCAAACCAAAAACACAATTTCTCTAAATGTAACAGGAGCATCAGCTAATCCGTGTGTTGGACTTCAAACGATTCTGGACGGATATAAAAAAGGAAAAGACACAAGACCTTTAATTATTCGTATGATTGGTCAAATCACCGACTTAACTTATATGATGAATGGTGATTTGGTAATTGAAAATAATAACAATGCGGCAAGCTACATCACTCTGGAAGGAATTGGAAACGATGCTACAGCAGATGGCTGGGGGATTAGAGTCAAAAATGCTTCAAACATAGAAATTCGAAATATTGGGATTATGAATGTGGATAGCGGTGAAGGCGATAACATTGGTTTACAGCAAGACAACGATTATGTCTGGGTACATAATTGTGATTTCTTTTATGGAAAACCTGGTGGAGACGCAGATCAAATAAAAGGTGACGGAGCTTTAGATTGCAAAAAATCGACTTATGTAACCTTTTCATACAATCACTTTTGGGATAATGGAAAAAGCAATTTATTAGGCTTAAGCGAAGGAACTACAGAAGGTTTATACATAACTTATCACCACAACTGGTATGATCATTCTGATTCTCGTCATCCAAGAATCCGTTATTATTCAGCTCACGTTTATAATAATTATTATGATGGAAACTCTAAATACGGCGTAGGGTCTACATTAGGTTCTTCCGTATTTGTAGAAGCCAACTTTTTTAGAAACTGTAAATATCCAATGCTTACTTCGATGCAAGGAACAGATATTTTTTACGGTACTGGAGGAACTTTTTCTAGCGAAGACGGCGGTACAATTAAAGCTTTCAACAACACTATGAGTGGACAAACTCGTTTTGTTGGATACAATGCTACAACATATCCCGTAGAATTTGATGCGTATGTTGCAGCGACTAGAAATGAAACCATCAGCAGCAGTATTAAATCAAAAAAAGGAGCTAAAACTTATAATAATTTCGACACCAATTCAAGTGTCATGTATGCTTATACACCTGAAACTCCAGAAAATGCCAAAACTACAATTATGCAATATGCAGGACGTGTTTCAGGAGGTGATTTTCAATGGACATTCAACAATGCCGTCGATGATACTTCCGACGGTGTAAATATTGGTTTAAGAGATGCATTAAACTCTTATCAGACTGGTTTAGTTGCTGTACAAGGCGGAACAACTGGAAATCAAACTTTGACTTCACCTTCAAACACTAATCAAACCGTAACTAGCGGAACAGCTATTGAAACTATTGTCTTTACCTGGGGAGGTGATGCTACTGATGCTATTGTAACAGGTTTACCGGCTTCAGGATTATCATTCGTAAAAAACGCTACAGCGAAAACAATTACGATTACTGGAAATCCAACGGCTACAGTAACTTATTCAATCGCGACAACAGGTTCAGCAGGGAATCCGGCAACGGGATCAGGAACTATTACAGTTAGCGCTGCAGGAACTCAGACTTTAACATCTACAAACAATAACAGCCAGACCGTTGCCAGCGGAACTGCGATAAGCCCCATTGTACTTACTTGGGGAGGAACTGCAACAGATGCTTCAGTAACTGGATTACCTGCTTCAGGTATCAGCTTTGTAAAAAACAGCTCTGCCAAAACCATTACGATTACAGGAACACCAACCGCGAATGTATCTTACACAGTAACTACTACAGGAACAGGAACCGCAACAACAGCTTCCGGGACTATAACAGTTACAACTAGTAATCCTTCGGGAGATGAAATACATAATTTCACAACATCCAATAAAGACAGTAACTTCTATACTATAACAGGTAACCTTTCTACAACAAAAGGAACTGTTACCTATAATGGTTTAACACTAACGCAATGTTTAAAAATCGAATCTTCTACCAACATTTCGTTTACAACTGCTCAAGCGAGCACTTTAACTTTAGTTTTTGTAGAAGCTGCCGCAACTATTAAAGTGGATAATGTAGATAAAGTAGCAACAAACGGAATCGTAACAGTATCATTAACAGCGGGAAATCATACTATAACCAAAAAAGATACTTCAAACTTATTTTACATGAGCACGGTTTACAATACCGGAACATTAAAAATGGCACAGCCAGAGTTAGCTGCCGACACAAAAATATATTTATATCCAAATCCGGTTTCAAACACTCTATACGTATCAGATCCAGAGCAGAAAGTGGAGAGTATATTAATTTATAATGTGAACGGAATCCTAGTGAAAACTGTTCAAAAAGGAGCCGAAAATATCGATGTTAGTCATCTGGCATCAGGAAGTTATTTTGCTAAAATTTCAACAACCGAAGGCGCAATTAATCAAACTGTAATTAAAAAATAA
- a CDS encoding Bax inhibitor-1/YccA family protein, which yields MNFNSKNPFLNSKRFSSDAEPRTEVHQAQIIDYNQEMTVSGTINKTAILFLILCGASMVTWWMAFNGMNPMLPTIGGAIVGFILVLISSFRPQASPYLAPGYALFEGLFIGGISAIFELKFPGIVINAVGATLVTFLVCLGLYKFKIVKVTEQFKSVVVAATLAIATYYLISWVISMFSSWTPVHYGNSMMSIGISVFVIIIAALNLFLDFDLIEKGAKERMPKFMEWYGAMGLMITLVWLYIEFLRLLSKLSSKD from the coding sequence ATGAACTTTAATTCAAAAAATCCATTTTTAAACAGCAAACGTTTTTCGTCTGATGCTGAACCAAGAACTGAAGTACACCAAGCTCAGATTATTGATTACAATCAAGAAATGACAGTGTCTGGAACAATTAATAAAACAGCAATCCTGTTTCTAATCTTATGCGGTGCCTCTATGGTTACTTGGTGGATGGCATTTAATGGAATGAATCCGATGCTTCCAACTATAGGCGGAGCAATTGTTGGTTTTATTCTTGTATTGATTTCTTCTTTTAGACCACAAGCTTCTCCTTACCTAGCTCCTGGATATGCATTATTTGAAGGTTTGTTTATTGGAGGTATTTCTGCCATATTCGAATTAAAATTTCCAGGTATTGTAATTAATGCCGTTGGAGCAACTTTGGTTACTTTCTTAGTCTGCCTTGGTTTATACAAATTCAAAATCGTCAAAGTTACAGAGCAGTTCAAATCTGTAGTTGTGGCAGCAACATTGGCTATTGCAACTTATTATTTAATTTCTTGGGTTATATCAATGTTCTCAAGTTGGACACCTGTTCATTACGGAAATTCGATGATGAGTATCGGAATTAGTGTTTTTGTAATTATCATCGCCGCTCTTAATTTGTTTCTAGATTTTGATTTAATTGAAAAAGGAGCAAAAGAAAGAATGCCAAAGTTTATGGAATGGTACGGTGCAATGGGATTAATGATTACATTGGTTTGGTTGTATATTGAATTTTTAAGACTTTTATCAAAATTATCGAGCAAGGACTAG
- a CDS encoding NADH-quinone oxidoreductase subunit N, which yields MNTLIAITGLGIFCLLFEILNLRKAIIPITILGLIGVLALNFYEFGTEQSYYNNMVAVSKFSTAFSSLFIVLTIFLVALSHNFYQNHPTKISDYVAIKVFLLAGAVAMVSFGNLAMFFLGIEILSIALYVLAASDRLNIKSNEAGMKYFLMGSFASGIILFGICLIYGAMGSFDISEIHESALSAELPIWFPIGLILMIVGMLFKVAAVPFHFWAPDVYEGSPALTTALMSTLAKVVAIATLFKLIAGMNVISSLENQDLLNTFEVIVVIISIASMCVGNIMALRQVNVKRMLAFSGISHAGFMLMTLLTVSASAGVLLYYTAAYALSGIAAFSVILYVCRDQDNEDITNFHGLGKTNPLLAAILTASLLSMAGIPIFSGFFAKLFLFNQTIQAGYIGLVIVAVINSIISVGYYFKLIIAMYSKEPNQERTGRPFLIYAAAVVSIALNIILGLFPSLVLDLLQ from the coding sequence ATGAATACATTAATAGCTATAACAGGATTGGGTATTTTCTGCCTATTGTTTGAAATTCTTAATTTAAGAAAGGCCATCATTCCTATTACCATTTTGGGTTTAATAGGTGTATTGGCACTTAATTTCTATGAATTTGGAACGGAACAAAGTTATTACAACAATATGGTTGCGGTGTCAAAGTTTTCTACGGCTTTTTCATCATTGTTTATCGTTTTGACCATTTTCCTTGTAGCGTTAAGTCATAATTTTTACCAAAATCATCCAACAAAAATTTCAGATTACGTTGCCATTAAAGTATTCTTATTGGCGGGAGCTGTTGCCATGGTTTCTTTCGGAAACTTAGCGATGTTCTTTTTAGGAATCGAAATCTTATCTATCGCTTTATATGTTCTAGCGGCAAGTGACCGTTTAAATATTAAAAGTAACGAAGCAGGTATGAAATATTTCTTAATGGGGTCTTTCGCTTCTGGTATTATCTTATTCGGAATCTGTTTGATTTACGGAGCAATGGGAAGTTTTGATATCAGCGAAATTCACGAAAGTGCTTTATCTGCAGAATTACCAATCTGGTTTCCAATTGGATTGATTTTAATGATTGTTGGAATGTTGTTTAAAGTTGCCGCAGTTCCTTTCCACTTCTGGGCTCCAGACGTTTATGAAGGTTCTCCTGCGTTAACCACTGCTTTAATGAGTACGTTGGCAAAAGTAGTCGCTATTGCCACTTTATTCAAGTTGATTGCTGGAATGAACGTAATTTCTTCTTTAGAAAATCAAGATCTTCTAAATACTTTCGAAGTTATTGTTGTGATTATTTCTATCGCTTCAATGTGTGTTGGTAATATTATGGCATTAAGACAAGTAAACGTAAAACGTATGCTTGCTTTCTCTGGAATCTCTCATGCAGGTTTCATGTTAATGACATTATTAACTGTTTCTGCTTCAGCTGGTGTTTTATTATATTATACTGCCGCTTATGCTTTGTCAGGAATCGCTGCTTTCAGTGTTATTTTATACGTATGCAGAGATCAAGACAATGAAGACATTACAAACTTCCACGGATTAGGAAAAACAAATCCGTTATTGGCAGCTATCTTGACAGCTTCTTTATTGTCTATGGCTGGAATTCCAATTTTCTCTGGATTCTTTGCTAAATTGTTTTTATTCAATCAAACTATTCAAGCAGGATATATTGGTTTAGTAATTGTAGCAGTAATCAACTCTATTATCAGTGTGGGTTACTATTTCAAATTAATCATTGCGATGTATTCTAAAGAACCTAATCAAGAAAGAACAGGAAGACCATTCCTTATTTATGCTGCAGCAGTAGTATCAATTGCATTAAACATTATTTTAGGTTTATTCCCATCATTAGTTTTAGATTTATTGCAATAA
- a CDS encoding complex I subunit 4 family protein, with product MNVSTILIILLIGAFATYFSGDKLASKVALLFSLAALGCSIVLLNNYSAGENISVINSWITQPKISFALNADGLGLAMVLLTAALTPIIIFSSFGNEYKNAKAFYGLILFMAFAMTGTFLAADGLLYYIFWELALIPIYFIALIWGNGDAEERRKAVVKFFIYTLAGSLFMLTAFIYLYTKAGSFLIEDLYKLDLSACEQLWIFLAFFLAYAIKIPIIPFHTWQANVYQKAPTVGTMLLSGIMLKMGLYSVLRWQLPIAPLAAKEYMNIFIALGIAGVIYGSIVALRQKDLKKLLAYSSLAHVGLIAAGSYTLTLDGLRGAVMQMIAHGFVVVGLFFAAEVIFRRFETREIEAMGGIRTQSPKFTSMFLILVLASVALPSTFNFVGEFTVLYSLSQINIWFAILGGTTIILGAYYMLRMFQHVMLGETNSKTFADVSLNEGISFVAIIAVLLFFGFYPKPITDLITPSLETILQVINKN from the coding sequence ATGAACGTTTCTACTATATTAATTATACTTTTAATTGGTGCATTTGCCACTTATTTTTCTGGTGACAAACTAGCTTCAAAAGTTGCTCTACTTTTTAGTTTAGCTGCTTTAGGATGTTCAATTGTATTATTGAATAATTATTCGGCTGGCGAAAATATCAGCGTAATCAACAGCTGGATTACTCAGCCAAAAATTTCTTTCGCTTTAAATGCTGACGGACTTGGGCTTGCAATGGTTTTATTAACCGCAGCCTTAACTCCGATTATCATATTTTCTTCTTTTGGAAATGAATATAAAAATGCTAAAGCTTTTTACGGTCTAATCTTGTTCATGGCCTTTGCTATGACAGGAACTTTCTTAGCTGCTGATGGTCTTTTATATTATATTTTCTGGGAGTTAGCACTTATCCCAATTTACTTTATTGCTTTAATCTGGGGTAACGGCGATGCTGAAGAACGCAGAAAAGCAGTAGTTAAATTCTTTATTTACACACTTGCCGGTTCGTTATTCATGTTAACTGCTTTTATTTATTTATATACAAAAGCTGGTTCTTTCTTAATCGAAGATTTATACAAATTAGATTTATCTGCTTGCGAACAATTATGGATTTTCTTAGCTTTTTTCTTAGCTTATGCTATTAAAATTCCAATTATTCCTTTCCATACTTGGCAGGCAAATGTGTATCAAAAAGCGCCAACAGTTGGAACAATGCTTTTATCTGGTATCATGCTGAAAATGGGATTATACAGTGTACTTCGCTGGCAGTTGCCAATTGCGCCTTTAGCTGCTAAAGAATATATGAATATCTTTATCGCTTTAGGAATTGCAGGAGTTATCTACGGATCAATTGTTGCATTGAGACAAAAAGATCTTAAAAAATTATTAGCTTATTCTTCACTTGCTCACGTTGGATTAATTGCTGCAGGTTCTTACACTTTAACTCTTGATGGTTTAAGAGGTGCTGTTATGCAAATGATTGCTCACGGTTTTGTGGTAGTGGGACTATTCTTTGCTGCTGAAGTAATTTTCAGAAGATTTGAAACTAGAGAAATTGAAGCAATGGGCGGTATTCGTACACAGTCTCCAAAATTTACTTCAATGTTTTTAATCTTAGTTTTGGCTTCTGTTGCATTGCCAAGCACATTTAACTTTGTTGGAGAATTTACAGTATTATACAGTTTATCTCAAATAAATATTTGGTTTGCAATTCTTGGTGGAACTACTATTATTCTAGGAGCTTACTATATGTTGAGAATGTTCCAGCATGTAATGTTAGGAGAAACAAACTCTAAAACTTTTGCAGATGTTTCTCTTAACGAAGGAATCTCATTTGTTGCCATTATAGCTGTTTTATTGTTCTTTGGATTCTATCCAAAACCAATTACAGATTTGATTACACCAAGCTTGGAAACTATTTTACAAGTTATCAATAAGAACTAA
- the nuoL gene encoding NADH-quinone oxidoreductase subunit L — translation MDTNLALILVLTPLLGFLVNVFFGKSLGKTVSGAIGTIAVAISFVVSLLLFNQITSTGKGIEVTLFDWIQISNLKINLGFLLDQLSVLWLLFVTGIGSLIHLYSISYMHDDENMHKFFSYLNLFVFFMITLVIGSNLLVLFIGWEGVGLCSYLLIGFWHKNQDYNDAAKKAFIMNRIGDLGLLIGMFILGFTFKTLDYIELKQTLLTVHYDPNIAWNVSIAAFCLFIGACGKSAQIPLYTWLPDAMAGPTPVSALIHAATMVTAGIFMVTRLNFLFDLATDVQSLIAIIGAITSLVAATIGLVQNDIKKVLAYSTVSQLGLMFLALGFGAYEVAVFHVITHAFFKACLFLGSGSVIHGLHGEQDMRNMGGLRKAMPITFWTMLISSLAISGVPFFSGFFSKDEILLTAFHHSIPLYVVGSIASIMTAFYMFRLMFLTFFKEFRGTEEQKHHLHESGSLITIPLIILAILATFGGLISLPGNSWLNEYLAPLFTKATEGEHHLGTTEYTLMGVAVLGGLLGILIAYVKYFKQDNVPEADENITGLSKVLYNKYYVDEVYDAVFVAPVNSLSKFFRDYIETGLSALVFGLGKIANEIAFQGKKLQTGSIGLYLFVFVLGLCAIVSYIFLAQ, via the coding sequence ATGGATACCAATTTAGCTTTAATTTTAGTTTTAACTCCTTTACTAGGATTTCTAGTAAATGTCTTTTTTGGAAAAAGCTTAGGAAAAACAGTTTCTGGTGCAATCGGAACTATTGCCGTAGCGATTTCTTTTGTAGTTTCTCTTTTACTTTTTAATCAAATAACTTCAACAGGAAAAGGAATTGAGGTTACTTTATTTGATTGGATTCAAATTAGCAACTTAAAAATCAATCTTGGATTTTTATTAGATCAATTGTCAGTTCTTTGGTTACTTTTTGTAACAGGAATTGGATCTTTGATTCACTTATACTCTATCAGTTACATGCATGATGACGAAAACATGCACAAATTCTTCTCTTACCTGAATTTGTTCGTTTTCTTTATGATTACACTTGTAATTGGAAGCAACTTATTAGTTCTTTTCATTGGATGGGAAGGTGTTGGACTTTGTTCTTACCTATTAATTGGTTTCTGGCATAAAAACCAGGATTACAATGATGCTGCAAAAAAAGCTTTCATCATGAACAGAATTGGAGATTTAGGTTTGTTAATTGGTATGTTTATTTTAGGTTTTACTTTTAAAACATTAGATTACATTGAATTAAAACAAACTCTTTTAACGGTTCATTACGATCCAAATATTGCTTGGAATGTATCAATTGCTGCATTCTGTTTATTCATTGGAGCTTGTGGTAAATCTGCTCAAATTCCGTTATACACTTGGTTACCTGATGCGATGGCTGGGCCAACTCCAGTTTCTGCATTAATCCACGCAGCTACGATGGTTACTGCTGGTATTTTTATGGTAACGAGATTAAACTTCCTTTTTGATCTTGCTACAGATGTACAAAGCTTAATTGCAATCATTGGAGCAATCACTTCATTAGTAGCTGCTACAATTGGTTTAGTTCAAAACGATATCAAAAAAGTATTGGCTTACTCTACAGTTTCACAATTAGGTTTAATGTTCTTAGCATTAGGATTTGGAGCTTATGAAGTAGCGGTTTTCCACGTAATCACTCACGCTTTCTTTAAAGCTTGTTTATTCTTAGGTTCTGGATCTGTAATTCACGGATTACACGGAGAACAAGATATGCGTAACATGGGTGGTTTACGTAAAGCAATGCCAATTACATTCTGGACAATGTTGATTTCTTCATTAGCAATTTCTGGAGTTCCATTTTTCTCAGGATTCTTTTCTAAAGATGAAATTTTATTGACAGCTTTCCACCACAGTATTCCATTATATGTTGTTGGATCTATTGCTTCAATCATGACAGCTTTCTATATGTTCCGTTTAATGTTCTTGACTTTCTTCAAAGAATTTAGAGGAACTGAAGAACAAAAACATCATTTACATGAAAGTGGTTCATTAATTACTATTCCGCTTATCATCTTAGCTATTTTAGCAACTTTTGGAGGATTAATCAGTTTACCTGGAAACAGCTGGTTAAATGAATACCTTGCTCCTCTTTTCACAAAAGCAACAGAAGGCGAGCATCATTTAGGTACAACTGAATACACTTTAATGGGAGTTGCTGTTTTAGGCGGATTATTAGGTATTTTAATTGCTTACGTAAAATACTTTAAACAAGATAATGTTCCTGAAGCTGATGAAAACATTACTGGTTTAAGCAAAGTGTTATACAACAAATATTATGTTGATGAAGTTTACGATGCTGTATTTGTAGCACCAGTTAACAGCTTATCTAAATTCTTTAGAGATTATATCGAAACAGGATTATCTGCTCTTGTATTTGGATTAGGTAAAATAGCAAACGAAATTGCTTTTCAAGGAAAAAAATTACAAACCGGAAGTATAGGATTATATCTATTTGTTTTTGTTTTAGGACTTTGTGCAATTGTTTCCTATATATTTTTAGCTCAATAA
- the nuoK gene encoding NADH-quinone oxidoreductase subunit NuoK, whose product MGNILNQIGIENYIFLSVVLFCIGIFGVLYRRNAIIVFMSIEIMLNAVNLLFVAFSTYHQDAQGQVFVFFSMAVAAAEVAVGLAILVSIFRNIGSISIDNLKNLKG is encoded by the coding sequence ATGGGTAATATATTAAATCAAATAGGTATTGAAAACTACATCTTTTTGAGTGTTGTACTTTTCTGTATTGGTATTTTTGGTGTATTGTACAGACGAAATGCTATTATCGTTTTCATGTCTATCGAAATTATGTTGAATGCGGTGAACCTTTTATTTGTTGCTTTTTCAACTTATCATCAAGATGCACAAGGACAAGTTTTTGTGTTCTTCTCGATGGCGGTTGCTGCAGCCGAAGTTGCGGTAGGATTGGCCATTTTAGTTTCTATCTTTAGAAATATCGGATCAATCAGTATCGATAATTTAAAAAATTTAAAAGGATAA
- a CDS encoding NADH-quinone oxidoreductase subunit J family protein, which produces MIHIPDFAHATTVQVIFCFLAFITVITAFLTIFSRNPIHSAIYLVICFFSIAGHYLLLNSQFLAVVHIIVYSGAIMILFLFTIMLMNLNEQREVHRPRITRLGAIVSFCLILIVLITIFINSKPIVGEYDSTGEDFQSIKVLGKILLDEYMVPFEFASVLLLVAMIGTVLLSKKEKLNK; this is translated from the coding sequence ATGATACATATTCCTGATTTTGCACACGCAACAACTGTTCAAGTTATCTTTTGCTTTTTAGCGTTTATTACCGTTATTACTGCTTTCCTGACTATTTTCAGCAGAAACCCAATTCACTCGGCTATTTACTTAGTAATTTGTTTCTTCTCAATTGCTGGTCATTATTTATTATTAAATTCTCAGTTTTTGGCAGTAGTTCATATAATAGTCTACTCTGGTGCTATTATGATTCTGTTTTTATTTACGATCATGTTGATGAACCTAAACGAACAGCGAGAAGTTCACCGTCCTAGAATTACACGTTTAGGAGCAATTGTTTCTTTCTGTTTAATCTTGATTGTTTTAATCACAATCTTCATTAACTCTAAACCAATTGTTGGAGAATACGATTCTACAGGAGAAGATTTCCAGTCTATTAAAGTTTTAGGTAAAATTTTATTAGATGAGTATATGGTTCCATTCGAATTTGCTTCGGTTTTACTTTTGGTTGCCATGATTGGAACAGTTCTATTGTCTAAAAAAGAAAAATTAAATAAATAA
- a CDS encoding NuoI/complex I 23 kDa subunit family protein, whose protein sequence is MSIETISLSGRKKVVSNKDMSFVERLYLVAIVKGLFITVKHLFRKKVTIHYPEQVREMSPVYRGQHMLKRDEQGRENCTACGLCALSCPAEAITMKAAERKPDEKHLYREEKYAEIYEINMLRCIFCGLCEEACPKDAIYLTTSKVLVPANYNREDFIFGKDKLVMPLEMAMKNAQLKNAN, encoded by the coding sequence ATGTCAATAGAAACTATATCATTATCGGGTAGAAAAAAGGTGGTGTCAAATAAGGACATGTCTTTTGTTGAGCGATTGTATCTTGTGGCGATTGTAAAAGGTTTGTTTATTACCGTAAAACACCTTTTTAGAAAAAAAGTTACCATTCACTATCCTGAGCAGGTTCGTGAAATGAGCCCGGTTTATCGTGGTCAGCATATGTTGAAACGCGATGAGCAAGGTCGTGAAAACTGTACAGCGTGCGGATTATGTGCTTTATCTTGCCCAGCAGAAGCGATCACAATGAAAGCGGCGGAAAGAAAACCAGATGAAAAACATTTATACAGAGAAGAGAAATATGCTGAGATCTATGAGATCAATATGCTTCGTTGTATTTTCTGCGGTTTATGTGAAGAGGCTTGTCCAAAAGATGCTATTTACTTAACTACTTCTAAAGTATTAGTTCCTGCTAACTACAACAGAGAAGATTTCATTTTCGGGAAAGATAAATTAGTGATGCCTTTAGAAATGGCTATGAAAAATGCTCAACTTAAAAACGCTAACTAA